GAGCAGACTCTGCCTGTGGCGGCTCCAAAGGCTGAAGTGGCCAAGATTCAGCCTCCTGCGGTTGTAAAGCCAGCGCCGGTCAAGACCCAATCTACCGAAGGTCAGAAACCGAAAGAGGTCAAGACTCAACCCGCCGCCCCCATAAAAGAGGGGCAGGATAAGGGTCAGCCTGGAGATATTCCGAAGCGGGAGGGCTAAATGAATCGCCACTTTTTGGAATTCTGGGGGAAGGCCCTGCTGCAGGCGGCCAAGAGCCAAAAACAGCTGGAAGACCTGGCAAAATGGATGCCGCGAGGCTTCCTGGGCTTTCAAGAATTTACCCCCCTTTTTAAAACCTCTTACGGCTTGAATGAAGTGGCAGAGGACAATCCAGATTATCTTGCCCTGTGGAAAAAAGCCGAAGTGGATTTCCGGGAGTCGTTCAAAGATTATCTCAACCTCTTGGGGGGGGTGCCTCGGGAAGAATATGCCGCCTTAGCCCGGAAATATGAAGAACTCCAAGCAGAGGTCACTGAACAGGCAGAAATCATCAAACATTTGCGGATGCTGGCGGATGAGAAAGGCATGGGACTAGAGGCCACCACTATGGAATTCCAGAGGCTCATCAAAAAGCAGGGAGAGCAGTTCCAACAATTCTTTCAGGGGTTGGGCGAGTCCGTGAACCCCGACGGCAATCCAACCTAGACATTCTTATTCCTGGACCTATAACGAGAATCTTATAGGGCCATAACTCTGACCGGAGAAAGGATTTAACATGTTGGAAATTAAGGACGCGGTGGCAGTGATTACCGGAGCGGCCGGAGGCATCGGTGAAGAGTTGGCGAAATACTGGGTTCGGCAAGGTGGCAAATTAGTGCTGGCGGATGTCAGCTCCGAGGGTTTGAACCGTGTGGAGGCTGAGATTAAGAAGCTGGGCGGTCAAGTGGCCACCATGGTCTGTGACACCACCAAAGAGGAAGATTGCGGCAAACTGGCAGACATGGCCATCGCAGCCTTCGGCGCCATCAACCTGGTGGCGCCCTGCGCCGGCATCATCCGGGACGGTCTGCTCCTGGCTCCTGATCGGGAAACCGGCAAGGTCACCAAAAAAATGTCCCTGGGGAACTTCCAGGCCGTTGTGGACATCAACCTGACCGGAGTATTTATCACGGTCCGTGAATGCGCCGAGCGCATGATCAACCACGGCTGTCATGGGTTGATCTGCCTGTTTTCCTCCACCAGTTCCCTGGGCACCGCCGGGCAGATAAGTTATTCTTCCACCAAAGCCGCCATGAGCGTGATGCCCAAAGTGATTACCGCGGAGTTTTTCCGCCGCGGCCTGGCGGACAAGCTCCGCTGCGTGGCCATCGCCCCAGGCTATGTGGGTACTCCCATGGTGCGCGGCATGGACCAGAAAGCCCTGGGAAAAATCCTGGAGCAGGTGCCCATCGGCCGTCTTGTCGAGCCGGCGGAGGTGGCCTCATTGATTGGGGAACTCTACCGTAACGAAGCCATCGCAGGGGAAACCTTCTTTATCCACGGTGGGCTGCGACTGGGATCGAAAGGATAGGGCCTTCAAATCGGAAGATTAATACCAAGTTGCGCTCATACAGGTAATTTTGTTTTTGTAGGGGCGGACCTATGTCCCTCATGGTGGCCGCACATGCAGGTACGATCCTACAAAACCGAAGCTATTTTTACTTCTATGGACGCAACTTGGTATAAGCACTATCTCAGAATAATTGGCCCCTTTGGTGAAGCCACCGGGGTCTTTTTTTCTTAAGCCCAAGAGCGTTCATCCGCTAGACCTCCGAATCCGGACTTTATTATGCCATATGGGTTCCTTTGAGAACATAAACGAGTGACCCGGATGGAAGATATCTGCTATTTTTGAAAACCTCTTCAGCGAGCATAGCGCTTTCCCATATCCTGAACATATAGACCGCTTTTAAAGTCGGGCGAGATCTATATTGA
This sequence is a window from Desulfobaccales bacterium. Protein-coding genes within it:
- a CDS encoding SDR family NAD(P)-dependent oxidoreductase is translated as MLEIKDAVAVITGAAGGIGEELAKYWVRQGGKLVLADVSSEGLNRVEAEIKKLGGQVATMVCDTTKEEDCGKLADMAIAAFGAINLVAPCAGIIRDGLLLAPDRETGKVTKKMSLGNFQAVVDINLTGVFITVRECAERMINHGCHGLICLFSSTSSLGTAGQISYSSTKAAMSVMPKVITAEFFRRGLADKLRCVAIAPGYVGTPMVRGMDQKALGKILEQVPIGRLVEPAEVASLIGELYRNEAIAGETFFIHGGLRLGSKG